From the Thermococcus sp. genome, one window contains:
- a CDS encoding (2Fe-2S)-binding protein has protein sequence MAGKRIVCRCNDVTVEDVEALIDSGITDIEEIKRLLRVGMGPCQGRACIPIVISILARKTGRKPEEIPLPKARVPTRPVRVEVLVGGSDE, from the coding sequence ATGGCCGGGAAAAGGATAGTTTGTCGCTGTAACGACGTGACCGTGGAGGACGTTGAGGCTCTCATCGATTCTGGAATTACCGATATCGAGGAGATTAAGAGGCTTCTTCGCGTTGGTATGGGCCCGTGTCAGGGGAGGGCGTGCATTCCGATTGTAATCTCAATCCTCGCAAGGAAGACAGGAAGAAAACCCGAGGAAATACCACTACCTAAAGCGAGGGTTCCAACAAGACCCGTCCGCGTTGAGGTTCTCGTGGGTGGTAGCGATGAGTAA
- a CDS encoding FAD-binding oxidoreductase, which yields MSKIAIIGGGIIGVATAYELAKLGEDVILFEKNYFGSGSTFRCATGIRAQFTDEANVRLMKYSVKRWEGLEEELEAEIGFTQSGYLFLATSEEEIETFKANIKLQNRFGVQTRLIDMDEAKEIVPILNTEPFLAGAWNPKDGKANPFKTLFAYLRKARELGIDAREHTEVVGLEREGDAITAVKFRSNGKVEGVKVDAVLNASNAWAPRINEMASLKHNLVPITPCKHQLVKTEPLERGQAEPLVCPPSWDDAYIIQDGEDGGIICGAGIEHKAKSLDDYEPTYDFLKGALRYAVKIAPPIRYAHIVRQWAGFYAKTPDSNPAIGKLLDNFYIAAGFSGHGFMMAPAIAQAMAELISRGRSKVPLDWEWYDPYRFERGELRSSAFQIG from the coding sequence ATGAGTAAGATAGCGATTATCGGCGGTGGGATAATAGGCGTTGCAACGGCCTACGAGCTGGCAAAGCTTGGGGAAGATGTTATCCTCTTCGAGAAGAACTACTTTGGCTCGGGCTCCACATTCCGCTGTGCCACAGGAATACGCGCCCAGTTCACGGACGAGGCAAACGTTAGGCTCATGAAGTATTCCGTTAAACGATGGGAAGGGCTTGAGGAGGAGCTTGAGGCAGAGATAGGCTTCACTCAGAGCGGGTATCTGTTTCTGGCCACAAGTGAGGAGGAAATCGAGACGTTTAAAGCGAACATAAAGCTCCAGAACCGCTTCGGCGTCCAGACGAGGCTAATCGATATGGACGAGGCCAAGGAAATAGTGCCGATTCTCAACACCGAGCCATTCTTGGCAGGAGCATGGAATCCGAAAGACGGCAAGGCAAACCCCTTCAAGACGCTTTTCGCATACCTAAGGAAGGCCAGAGAGCTGGGTATCGATGCAAGGGAGCACACAGAGGTCGTTGGACTTGAGCGCGAAGGGGATGCCATAACGGCTGTCAAGTTCAGAAGCAACGGAAAAGTTGAGGGCGTTAAGGTCGATGCCGTTTTAAACGCTTCCAACGCCTGGGCACCGCGCATCAACGAGATGGCTAGTTTAAAGCACAACCTCGTGCCGATTACACCATGCAAACACCAGCTCGTCAAGACGGAACCGCTTGAAAGGGGTCAGGCCGAGCCTTTAGTCTGCCCGCCGAGCTGGGACGATGCATACATAATCCAGGACGGCGAGGATGGGGGAATAATCTGTGGCGCTGGAATCGAGCACAAAGCTAAGAGCCTTGACGACTATGAGCCGACCTACGACTTCCTGAAAGGTGCCCTCCGTTATGCCGTGAAAATCGCCCCGCCTATCCGCTACGCCCACATAGTCAGACAGTGGGCCGGGTTCTATGCCAAAACACCCGACAGTAACCCCGCTATCGGAAAACTCCTCGACAACTTTTACATAGCGGCTGGCTTTTCTGGACACGGCTTCATGATGGCTCCTGCCATTGCGCAGGCGATGGCTGAGCTAATTTCAAGGGGCCGTTCAAAGGTTCCTCTCGACTGGGAGTGGTACGACCCGTATAGGTTCGAGAGGGGTGAGCTGAGAAGCTCGGCATTCCAGATAGGCTGA